Proteins encoded together in one Bradyrhizobium sp. CB82 window:
- a CDS encoding SMP-30/gluconolactonase/LRE family protein, with protein MASAMTVPHKQALNRRNIIKGAAALAATAASLKAASAATVTPLGQTGAPTTASEPLPLGPLPGSRYPDSHLESAKKGPPSFGPPDFPAFAGTMAVERVATGFRWAEGPVYFAAGRYVLFSDIPNNRIMRFSEDDGHVSVYRQPSMNSNGNTIDREGRLITCEHSGRRVTRTELDGSITIIADKYNGKRLNSPNDAVVTSDGAIWFTDPVYGIGGYYEGVKAEPEQEKHNVYRVDPKSGDIKVVVDDFVEPNGIALSPDEKKLYVIDTGFTDGPNNPSQIRSFDLDVSAGKVSNSKVFADMPKPSITDGVRTDTDGRVWLSVGWGDPNEDGVRCYTPAGELLGKIHIPETVANLCFGGQQRNRLYICGSTSLYAVYTSVQGSMKP; from the coding sequence ATGGCAAGTGCAATGACCGTTCCCCACAAGCAAGCCCTCAACCGCCGCAACATCATCAAAGGTGCTGCGGCGCTGGCCGCGACGGCGGCGAGCCTCAAAGCGGCCTCTGCGGCGACCGTGACGCCGTTGGGCCAAACGGGCGCTCCAACAACGGCGAGCGAGCCGTTGCCCTTGGGGCCGCTGCCCGGCAGCCGCTATCCGGACTCCCATCTGGAATCTGCCAAGAAGGGGCCACCATCGTTCGGGCCCCCCGATTTCCCGGCCTTCGCCGGCACTATGGCGGTTGAGCGCGTCGCAACCGGGTTCCGCTGGGCCGAGGGCCCGGTCTACTTCGCGGCCGGGCGCTACGTGCTCTTCAGCGACATTCCCAACAACCGCATCATGCGGTTTTCCGAGGACGACGGTCACGTCAGCGTATATCGCCAGCCTTCGATGAATTCGAACGGCAACACCATTGATCGGGAAGGACGTCTGATCACTTGCGAACACAGCGGACGACGGGTGACCCGGACCGAACTCGACGGATCCATCACGATCATCGCCGACAAATACAATGGCAAGAGGCTGAACTCACCGAACGACGCAGTCGTCACTTCGGACGGTGCGATCTGGTTCACCGATCCGGTCTACGGGATCGGCGGTTATTACGAGGGCGTCAAAGCCGAGCCGGAGCAGGAAAAGCACAACGTCTACCGGGTCGATCCGAAGTCGGGTGATATCAAGGTTGTAGTCGACGACTTCGTTGAACCCAACGGCATTGCGCTCTCGCCCGACGAGAAGAAGCTCTATGTCATCGACACCGGCTTCACCGATGGGCCCAACAATCCGTCGCAGATCCGCTCCTTCGACCTGGATGTGAGCGCCGGGAAGGTGTCGAACAGCAAGGTCTTTGCGGACATGCCGAAGCCGAGCATTACGGATGGCGTGCGCACTGACACCGACGGTCGAGTTTGGCTTTCCGTCGGTTGGGGCGACCCGAATGAGGACGGCGTGCGTTGCTATACTCCCGCCGGCGAACTGCTCGGCAAGATCCACATACCCGAAACTGTCGCCAATCTGTGCTTCGGCGGTCAGCAACGAAACCGGCTGTACATCTGCGGCTCGACGTCGCTCTATGCCGTCTACACCAGTGTGCAGGGCTCTATGAAGCCGTAA